Proteins encoded together in one Coffea arabica cultivar ET-39 chromosome 2c, Coffea Arabica ET-39 HiFi, whole genome shotgun sequence window:
- the LOC113726633 gene encoding 7-deoxyloganetin glucosyltransferase-like, with the protein MKPHALVIPYPAQGHIRPILKLAKILHSQGFYITFVNTEFNHRRLIRAHGPDSVKGLDDFQFKTIPDGLSPSDTNATQDIPSLCNSIQNTCLVPFLNLVKNLNESSDSPRVSCIVSDGVMSFTLQAAEELNIPEVVFFTISACGFMGYLHYAELVARGYVPLKDESWLTNGYLDTTIDWIPGMKGIRLKDLPNFIRTTDPDDIMLNYNIVQTRDASRARAIIFNTYDDLEKEVLEAINTKFDRVYTIGPLLMMEQNVNFGKLESLASSLWEEEVGCLEWLDQREMKSVIYVNFGSITVMSVEQLQEFAWGLADSKQNFLWIIRPDLVSGESAILPAEFLEETKDRGILAGWCPQERVLAHPSVGVFLTHCGWNSTIESISCGVPMICWPFFAEQQTNCRYACSTWENGVEIDSNATREKVAESVKEMMEGEKGRNMRAKALEWKEKARLATKPGGSSYQNLEKLIRNTLLENGTNYP; encoded by the exons ATGAAGCCTCATGCCTTGGTTATTCCATATCCAGCACAAGGTCACATCCGCCCCATACTAAAATTGGCTAAAATCCTTCACTCTCAGGGGTTTTACATCACCTTTGTCAACACAGAATTTAACCATCGACGCCTTATTCGAGCTCATGGTCCTGATTCAGTCAAGGGACTTGATGATTTCCAATTTAAGACCATTCCTGATGGTCTCTCGCCTTCGGATACAAATGCAACGCAGGACATACCTTCACTATGCAACTCTATTCAGAACACTTGTTTAGTTCCCTTCTTGAATCTCGTTAAGAATCTCAATGAATCGTCCGATTCTCCCAGAGTTAGTTGCATAGTTTCTGATGGGGTGATGAGTTTCactttgcaagctgcggaagAGCTGAATATTCCTGAAGTAGTGTTTTTCACTATTAGTGCCTGTGGTTTCATGGGATACCTTCATTACGCTGAACTAGTTGCAAGAGGATACGTTCCACTTAAAG ATGAAAGCTGGCTTACTAACGGCTATCTTGATACAACTATTGATTGGATTCCCGGGATGAAAGGGATCCGATTGAAAGATCTTCCAAATTTCATTAGGACAACCGATCCAGATGACATCATGCTAAATTACAACATCGTACAAACTAGGGACGCATCCAGGGCTAGGGCCATCATATTCAATACCTACGACGATTTGGAGAAAGAAGTCCTCGAAGCCATCAATACAAAGTTTGATCGTGTTTATACCATAGGTCCACTCCTAATGATGGAACAGAATGTAAATTTTGGCAAACTTGAgtcgttagcatcgagtttgtGGGAAGAAGAGGTAGGATGTCTTGAATGGCTTGATCAAAGGGAAATGAAGTCTGTAATATATGTGAACTTTGGAAGCATCACAGTTATGTCGGTTGAACAGTTACAAGAGTTTGCATGGGGACTCGCTGATTCTAAACAGAATTTCTTGTGGATCATTAGGCCAGACTTAGTGAGCGGTGAATCTGCAATTTTGCCGGCAGAATTTTTGGAAGAGACCAAAGACAGAGGTATTTTGGCAGGGTGGTGTCCCCAAGAACGAGTGTTAGCACACCCGTCTGTTGGAGTTTTCTTGACTCACTGTGGTTGGAATTCCACAATTGAGAGCATTTCTTGTGGAGTTCCAATGatttgttggccattttttgCCGAACAACAGACAAATTGTCGATACGCATGCTCAACCTGGGAAAATGGGGTAGAGATTGATAGCAATGCTACCAGGGAAAAAGTGGCAGAATCAGTGAAAGAGATGATGGAAGGAGAAAAAGGGAGGAACATGAGGGCGAAAGCCCTGGAATGGAAAGAGAAGGCCCGGCTAGCAACTAAACCTGGTGGCTCTTCTTATCAGAACTTGGAGAAACTGATAAGAAATACTCTTCTGGAGAACGGGACCAATTACCCCTAA
- the LOC113726632 gene encoding 7-deoxyloganetin glucosyltransferase-like produces the protein MFWSASSNPKLHPPPCIFTAVSYHFHSLTVTSNPIEKSEWSPASRKPHVVCIPLPAQGHINPMLKLAKSTSLFDYTGFHITFVHTEFNYNRLLKSKDSDPLDIIHDDFRFRTVADGLPPSNQRGILDLPDLCVAMPVHCKQSFKQLISELNSSPDVLPVSCIVSDGVMSFTLEVAREFRIPEILFFTPSACGMLGYLQYEELRERGYFPLTDDSCFSNGYLDTELDWIPAMKGIRLKDFPSFVQSTNPGDIMFNYNLKSLQNALRTSSLILNSFEDLEKEVFDAIRIKFPTLYTIGPLSMLEQQLRGGNLDSLDSSLWKQDMGCIDWLDKKKPGSVVYVNYGNLVILTPGQLREFVWGLANSKHPFLWVIRPNLVNGGTQVIYHDFLDEIKDRGLLLDWCPQEKILGHPFHPSIGGFLTHSGWNSTLESNCEGVPMVCWPFFGEQPTNCLYICTKWEIGMEIDNNVKRDEVEGLVRELMEGSKGKEMKEKIMEWKDKAERATKPGGTSYNNFKLLVNHLRGESRAQKP, from the exons ATGTTCTGGAGTGCATCTTCAAACCCAAAGCTCCACCCTCCGCCTTGCATCTTCACAGCGGTGTCTTATCATTTCCACTCTTTAACAGTTACCAGTAACCCAATCGAGAAATCGGAATGGAGTCCAGCAAGCAGGAAACCTCATGTAGTTTGTATTCCACTCCCAGCCCAAGGCCACATTAATCCCATGCTAAAACTTGCCAAGTCCACATCACTTTTCGATTATACCGGATTTCACATCACTTTCGTCCACACAGAATTCAACTATAACAGATTGCTCAAGTCCAAGGATTCAGATCCACTGGACATAATACATGACGATTTTCGATTCCGGACCGTTGCTGATGGCTTGCCACCGTCCAACCAGCGAGGCATATTGGATCTTCCTGACCTGTGCGTAGCCATGCCTGTGCACTGCAAACAATCATTCAAGCAACTCATATCGGAACTGAACTCTTCCCCTGATGTTCTACCTGTTTCTTGCATAGTTTCTGATGGTGTCATGAGCTTCACTTTGGAAGTAGCTCGAGAATTCCGAATCCCCGAAATCCTGTTCTTTACGCCTAGTGCTTGCGGGATGTTAGGCTATCTTCAGTACGAAGAGCTCAGAGAAAGAGGTTACTTTCCCCTGACAG ATGACAGCTGCTTTTCTAATGGATATCTTGATACTGAGCTTGATTGGATACCGGCAATGAAAGGGATTCGACTAAAAGACTTTCCCTCGTTCGTCCAATCCACGAATCCTGGAGACATAATGTTCAATTACAACCTAAAGTCACTACAAAATGCTCTGAGGACAAGCAGCTTAATTCTCAACTCATTTGAAGATTTGGAAAAAGAAGTTTTTGATGCTATAAGAATAAAGTTTCCAACTTTGTACACGATTGGACCCCTATCAATGCTTGAACAACAACTCCGCGGAGGGAATTTGGATTCCCTCGATTCCAGCTTGTGGAAACAGGACATGGGATGCATAGATTGGCTTGACAAGAAGAAACCTGGATCAGTTGTGTATGTGAACTATGGGAATTTGGTAATTTTGACTCCAGGTCAGTTGAGGGAGTTTGTTTGGGGATTAGCCAATAGTAAACATCCATTCTTGTGGGTGATTAGGCCTAATCTTGTAAATGGTGGGACACAGGTCATATATCATGATTTCTTGGATGAAATCAAGGACAGAGGACTGCTGCTTGATTGGTGCCCACAAGAGAAAATTCTCGGccatccttt CCATCCTTCGATTGGAGGATTCTTGACACACAGTGGGTGGAATTCAACATTGGAAAGCAATTGTGAAGGCGTGCCAATGGTTTGTTGGCCTTTTTTTGGTGAACAGCCAACAAATTGTCTTTACATTTGTACCAAATGGGAAATTGGAATGGAGATTGATAATAATGTTAAAAGAGATGAAGTAGAAGGGCTAGTAAGGGAGTTAATGGAGGGAagcaaaggaaaggaaatgaaggAAAAGATCATGGAATGGAAGGATAAAGCAGAGAGGGCTACAAAGCCTGGTGGGACATCTTACAACAACTTCAAATTGCTGGTAAATCACCTAAGAGGGGAATCTCGTGCCCAAAAGCCTTAG
- the LOC113726635 gene encoding chaperone protein dnaJ A7A, chloroplastic isoform X2 encodes MYFSTQGCARIHVRKGELDLQLELNNILFWVACDEHTIISCGQDYYSVLGVSKNASKSEIKSAYRKLARSYHPDVNKEPGAEQKFKEISNAYEVLSDDEKRSIYDRYGEAGLKGSMGMGDFSNPFDLFESLFDGLGGMGMGARGSRNRATEGEDQVYNLVLDFKEAIFGVEKEIEIMRLENCGTCDGSGAKPGTRTAKCSACGGQGQVVSSARTPLGVFQQIMPCSACGGAGETSTPCNTCGGDGRVRKSKRISLKVPAGVDSGSRLRVRSEGNAGRRGGPPGDLFVIIEVRPDPVLKRDDTNILYTCKVTYIDAILGTTLKVPTVDGMVDLKVPSGTQPGTTLVMAKKGVPFLNKSNMRGDQLVRVQVEIPKRLSGEERKLIEELANLNKAKAPNSRR; translated from the exons ATGTACTTTTCAACTCAGGGTTGTGCAAGGATTCACGTCAGAAAAGGGGAGCTCGATTTGCAGTTAGAGCTCAACAA TATCTTATTTTGGGTGGCATGTGATGAACATACCATTATCTCTTGTGGGCAGGATTATTATTCTGTCCTCGGTGTGTCAAAAAATGCCagcaaatcagaaatcaaaagTG CATATAGGAAGCTTGCCAGAAGTTACCATCCGGATGTGAACAA AGAACCTGGAGCAGAACAGAAATTCAAAGAGATCAGCAATGCTTATGAG GTTTTGTCAGATGATGAGAAACGTTCCATTTACGACAGGTATGGGGAGGCAGGGCTTAAAGGTTCTATGGGCATGGGG GATTTCAGCAACCCCTTTGATCTATTTGAGTCCTTGTTTGATGGCCTCGGTGGTATGGGTATGGGTGCCAGAGGCTCTAGGAACCGGGCCACTGAAGGCGAAGACCAGGTGTACAATCTAGTTTTAGATTTCAAAGAAGCCATCTTTGGGGTTGAAAAGGAGATTGAAATAATGCGGCTTGAGAACTGTGGCACCTGCGATGGGTCAGGTGCAAAACCAGGGACCAGAACTGCTAAATGTAGTGCATGCGGGGGCCAAGGACAGGTTGTCTCATCTGCAAGGACCCCGCTTGGTGTGTTCCAGCAAATAATGCCATGCTCTGCTTGTGGTGGTGCTGGAGAGACCTCCACGCCATGCAACACATGTGGCGGTGATGGTCGTGTGAGGAAGTCGAAGCGGATTAGCTTGAAAGTCCCTGCTGGGGTTGATTCTGGGAGCCGGTTACGGGTTCGATCAGAAGGTAACGCTGGAAGGAGAGGGGGACCCCCTGGGGATCTTTTTGTTATTATAGAAGTTCGTCCAGATCCTGTACTGAAGCGCGATGATACAAATATTCTCTACACTTGCAAGGTGACCTACATTGATGCTATTCTGGGGACGACTCTCAAGGTCCCTACTGTAGATGGAATGGTTGATCTTAAGGTTCCATCTGGAACTCAGCCAGGGACAACCTTGGTAATGGCGAAAAAGGGTGTGCCTTTCTTAAACAAAAGCAACATGAGGGGTGATCAGCTTGTCAGGGTGCAAGTTGAGATTCCGAAGCGGCTGAGCGGAGAAGAGAGGAAGCTAATTGAAGAACTTGCCAATCTAAACAAGGCCAAAGCCCCCAACAGTAGAAGATAG
- the LOC113726635 gene encoding chaperone protein dnaJ A7A, chloroplastic isoform X1, with translation MAIVPCGSTWMARCGVQPQIVARFTVTNKLSLPPDCVASRSKVLASPSSTFFSQRPLHVLFNSGLCKDSRQKRGARFAVRAQQDYYSVLGVSKNASKSEIKSAYRKLARSYHPDVNKEPGAEQKFKEISNAYEVLSDDEKRSIYDRYGEAGLKGSMGMGDFSNPFDLFESLFDGLGGMGMGARGSRNRATEGEDQVYNLVLDFKEAIFGVEKEIEIMRLENCGTCDGSGAKPGTRTAKCSACGGQGQVVSSARTPLGVFQQIMPCSACGGAGETSTPCNTCGGDGRVRKSKRISLKVPAGVDSGSRLRVRSEGNAGRRGGPPGDLFVIIEVRPDPVLKRDDTNILYTCKVTYIDAILGTTLKVPTVDGMVDLKVPSGTQPGTTLVMAKKGVPFLNKSNMRGDQLVRVQVEIPKRLSGEERKLIEELANLNKAKAPNSRR, from the exons ATGGCTATCGTACCTTGTGGAAGTACATGGATGGCTCGGTGTGGAGTTCAGCCTCAAATAGTTGCTCGATTCACTGTTACAAACAAACTATCTTTGCCTCCAGATTG TGTTGCAAGCCGGAGTAAAGTATTGGCATCACCAAGTTCAACCTTTTTTTCTCAACGTCCATTGCATGTACTTTTCAACTCAGGGTTGTGCAAGGATTCACGTCAGAAAAGGGGAGCTCGATTTGCAGTTAGAGCTCAACAA GATTATTATTCTGTCCTCGGTGTGTCAAAAAATGCCagcaaatcagaaatcaaaagTG CATATAGGAAGCTTGCCAGAAGTTACCATCCGGATGTGAACAA AGAACCTGGAGCAGAACAGAAATTCAAAGAGATCAGCAATGCTTATGAG GTTTTGTCAGATGATGAGAAACGTTCCATTTACGACAGGTATGGGGAGGCAGGGCTTAAAGGTTCTATGGGCATGGGG GATTTCAGCAACCCCTTTGATCTATTTGAGTCCTTGTTTGATGGCCTCGGTGGTATGGGTATGGGTGCCAGAGGCTCTAGGAACCGGGCCACTGAAGGCGAAGACCAGGTGTACAATCTAGTTTTAGATTTCAAAGAAGCCATCTTTGGGGTTGAAAAGGAGATTGAAATAATGCGGCTTGAGAACTGTGGCACCTGCGATGGGTCAGGTGCAAAACCAGGGACCAGAACTGCTAAATGTAGTGCATGCGGGGGCCAAGGACAGGTTGTCTCATCTGCAAGGACCCCGCTTGGTGTGTTCCAGCAAATAATGCCATGCTCTGCTTGTGGTGGTGCTGGAGAGACCTCCACGCCATGCAACACATGTGGCGGTGATGGTCGTGTGAGGAAGTCGAAGCGGATTAGCTTGAAAGTCCCTGCTGGGGTTGATTCTGGGAGCCGGTTACGGGTTCGATCAGAAGGTAACGCTGGAAGGAGAGGGGGACCCCCTGGGGATCTTTTTGTTATTATAGAAGTTCGTCCAGATCCTGTACTGAAGCGCGATGATACAAATATTCTCTACACTTGCAAGGTGACCTACATTGATGCTATTCTGGGGACGACTCTCAAGGTCCCTACTGTAGATGGAATGGTTGATCTTAAGGTTCCATCTGGAACTCAGCCAGGGACAACCTTGGTAATGGCGAAAAAGGGTGTGCCTTTCTTAAACAAAAGCAACATGAGGGGTGATCAGCTTGTCAGGGTGCAAGTTGAGATTCCGAAGCGGCTGAGCGGAGAAGAGAGGAAGCTAATTGAAGAACTTGCCAATCTAAACAAGGCCAAAGCCCCCAACAGTAGAAGATAG